The genomic stretch GACACTCCTGATGCATCTCATTCTCCCGTTTTTCATCAGGTTGAAGGTTTGTGCGTGGACGAAAATATTACATTTGCAGACCTTAAAGGTATTATTTTAAATTTTGCAAAACAGATGTTTGGCTCAAATATGAAAATACGTTTCAGGCCAAGCTATTTCCCCTTTGTTGAACCTGGTGCGGAATATGATTTTACATGCCTGATATGCGGCGGCAAGGGCTGTCCTGTATGTAAAAATACAGGATGGGTTGAAATATCCGGTGCAGGAATGGTTAATCCTGAAGTTTTTAAGTATGTTAATTATGATCCTGAAAGATATACGGGTTTTGCTTTCGGCATGGGAGTTGAGCGCATAGCAATGCTGCTATACGGTGTGAGTGATATCAGGCTTTTCTACGAAAATGATGTACGCTTCCTGCGACAATTTTAAGGAATAATTTCAATGAATATAAGTTTAAACTGGCTCAATGATTATATCTCCATCAATTATTCTCCTGATGAGCTTGCACATAAATTAACAATGATCGGCCTGGAGGTTGAAGAGGTAATCCACAAATCTGTAGATTTCTCCGGTGTTGTGGTCGGCAAGGTTATTGAAGTGGATGACCATCCTAATGCTGATCGTCTTAAAGTTTGTAAGGTTGATACAGGCGAAACAGTTCACACAGTCGTTTGCGGAGCACCCAATGTAGCAAACAACCAGCTTGTGCCGTTAGCGCAA from bacterium encodes the following:
- a CDS encoding phenylalanine--tRNA ligase subunit beta, producing MNISLNWLNDYISINYSPDELAHKLTMIGLEVEEVIHKSVDFSGVVVGKVIEVDDHPNADRLKVCKVDTGETVHTVVCGAPNVANNQLVPLAQ